The window TCTTCCTGCCGCTGGGCGTGGTGGTGAGGTGCACGTGGCTGACGGCGGGCAGCCTGCGAGAGAAGAACTGCGCGCTGCACGACAGCGGGGAGAAGCGCAAGGCGCTGAAAATGGTGCTGAGCTGCGCCGGCGTCTTCGTGCTGTGCTTCGTGCCCTACCACGTCACCTTCCCCATGCACTTCCTGGCCAAGTCCAGCGTGGAGATCGACTGCTCCTTCAGGAGGGCCGTGCTGCACTCCCACCCGGTCACCCTCTGCCTGGCCAGCCTCAACTCCTGCCTGGACCCCATCATGTACTACTTCACTACGGACGAGTTCAAGAGGCGCCTGTCGCGGCCCGAGCTGCCCGACAGCCTGCATCTGCACAGGAGGACCTCCGCCTCCAACAGCGAGAGCAAAGCCCtgcagctggagcaggagagCTGAGGGTAACGCCCTGGGGGCCGAAGAGCCGCAGTTCTGACAACGTCTTCGAGGACGAGCTGAAACGTTTGCACTGTGAACAGAAGAACCAGCCGCTGAATAAAATATAGGTCTATAGCCTTCAAGCTGGTACTATTTAATATGAAACGTCTATGTGCTGTGAAGAACAACTGTAAATATCCAGAGAAGAGCTATTTAATATTGTGATAAGTGGAGAGGGAATTATGGATACCTTACCCTTTAAATGAGGAAATAAGGAACATTAAGTCTAAATTCATATTTGACTAATTGTATGCGCTGAGGGGTGAAAACCACACGGGCGACATTTTTACCTACTATACAGAACCAAAATGACAACGGCATGATTTTACTCACTAAATGACTAATTTGATTGTAATTGTGtagtcattttttttgcagtataaCTCATCAATGGCTTTtatacaattttacatataaacCATAAGAAACCTGATTCAAAGAATTCATTTCACACTTAATGCCCATTTCACCCCTGTACAACTGTCAACATTTATGAAGCGAATCCCATGGAAAATAAAGCAATGTTGCACTGTATGTTATGAAATGTTGTTTTGAAAGAACATACACTTGACCACAcgattaaatgcattaaaaaatcactttgttttagaaatagaaaaataagTTCTAATTTAGTCATGtctccgagagagagagagatcccaATAACACAGACAAGGCTGAAAAATTCTGCCACAGTAACTGATGGAAATTGTGTTGAAAGAGggggataaaaaaacaaaacagctcCCTGCGTATTAATAATTTGTCAGTGAATGGAACTCCCCATTCTGCCAGACGGCACTGATTGGGTTCTAATAAAAATGCACcggtgttttattattatctaaGCTTAATATGAAGCATCTCAGTTAacaattttaaattaaactaCAGTGGCAAGCACCCAAAGTTTGTCAAGGTATGAAGTGGATGTCAGTCAACCCTGCGGGAATTTAATACTCATGAAAAAAGGCTACTGGAAACTAATAATGTTTTTGTACCGAGCATAAAGTGAAATGGATTTTCTAGTTACGATTGCAGGAGTGTGACAGCatgtaaaataatcataaacaCTGTTATAAGGATCCACTCCCTGCCTCAAAATTTTTTGATTATTTAACCagttatcatttacatttacagcatttatcagacactcttatccagagcgccttacaatcagtagttacagggacagtccccctggagacactcagggttaagtgtcttgctcagggacacaatggtagtaagtggggtttgaacctgggactgggAACCtctgatcttctggttcatatagatgagtgtgttaccaactaggccatTGGCTATGTCATTAGTCTGTTAATTTTACACAAGTAGCTATACTTTAGTCACTCAATCACGCTTCTCATTTTGCCTTCTTCCTTTCAACCTGAAATGGGCAGGACCTCGGCCTTAGTAGACCGCACGCGGCCTGCAAAACAAGGCCTGAGAACCCACCGGCGCTTCCTGTTCACGCTTTTACTGCAGAGGAAAGTCGAGTGGGCAGGTGCTGCAGTCCATAGAAGATGGATTTCCTGGCGCCACGAGGTGGGTGATTTAGAACGCGAGTTTCCTCTACAGCGGGCTGCGCGACGCTGCACCAGAACACACATCATCGTCACTGTACAAGTACAGTGAGCTAACGTTTTTTAACTAGGTCTGCCGaagatgaataaaatgtaagtagaattaaataaaagatacaaGTCTAGAAGACGAGCTTTAAAAGTAAGCGAACAGAAAGATTGCAGAGATATTAAAAAGCAGCCCAAGTTGCCGGTTGTCACACAGGAAACTCAAGCAGCACTTCCTGCTGCTGGGCTAACGACACCGACAATAACGACTTGGCTTTATCTATGAATCATGATGCATGCCTGTAATAGTAAAAAGAAACCAAATAGCCAGAGCAGCAGTAAATTATGAAAGaatgacacatttacatttacagcatttatcagatgcccttatccaaagcaacttacaatcagtagttacagggacagtctccctggagcaactcagggttaagtgtcttgctcagggacacaatggtagtaagcgggacttgaacccgggtcttctgtttcataggcgagtgttacccctaggctactaccaccctggctcTACTACACACAAGGCCCTATGATTTACCCGGCGTGTCTGAGATTTGGATCAATTTTGCCAGGGTTGCGTTGTTACGGCTGGTATTACGTTTGTAATGCAACCTTTACATCGATGTTTAAAATTGGCACTATGCAGGGAATAAAtatgacactttttatttttttttaaatctggacAGTAGAGTTGTTAATTATTGCACAAAATGTGTTAACTAATAAATAACTAATGAAACCACTGGTTGGtgttacctttaaaaaaaaaaaaaaaaaaaaaaaaaaaaaaaaaaattaataatatatatatatatatatatatggcatgTTGAATCAGAACTGGCACATAACAAAGgcacaaaagaaaatgacatCAAAGAAGAAAACGGTTTTGTCGTTACTACCAAAGAAAACTTGCAACACTCTTCTTTAAAGAAAGGCGTCTTTATTTTGACAATGCACAATTACAAACGTCATCTCATTCAATGGGTTCACATACATCATCATCTCATGCTTCTTAAAACCATTTCACCATTCCTCTCTCCCAGGGGCCTGTGGACCCCCGATCAACACACTCACGATTGTGCTCCccaccaaaaataaaatgaaataaaaaatatcccCCACACTTTCAAATCGGAGGTTTGGACATCGAATCAACAAGGGAGGGAGCACTGGGAGCGCAGCGCCAGCAGGACAACTTCATCAGTAGCATTCAGGCCGGAGCGCAGGGGTCTCATTCGCATTTATCTAGTAAAATAAACGCTCAGCTGTTAAGAGCCCGCGTTGCCTGCTAACAGGAGGAATAGATCAGTATTCAAGTCCTTAATTTGCGTTCGCaaggaggggaggaaaaaaaaaaaaaaatggtgcccAGATTAACCGTCTTGAGCACAGACGCCACAGGAAAACGCTGCACCGTAAGAAGAGCCGACGTGCTGAAGATGATGATGCCTGCTACATGGAATACTTGAAATGCAATTTTCTCCTTGCCGCATTTATACGAATTCGTAAAGCACAGTACACACTTCATGAGCATGCCAGGATAATACACATACCACTAGAAattgtgttgtgagtgtgtgtctttttacAGAAACCACACCGCATGGCCCAGTGTTCTAATTATTAATGATAATCAAACGGCCAACTTGTActaattattacatatttttggaTCGTTTCGGTTTTCCGGTCCAACGTGTTGCTTTGCTGCATCCTTTTGTCAGAGGACGACGCAAGGCAGCGACGGAAGGCGACTTGCGAAAGTGAGTCGCCCACGAGTTCAGGGCTCCCTCACATGTGCGGGTTAACACATCCGAGGGGCGAGCGGAGGAGACGGTGCCAAGGGAGGGCGGGAGAGAGAAAGCGTGTGATTGGCCGTTCGGGGCGGCGTAGTACATTTACTGGAAGGACTTTGCGGGTGTGAGGAACTTGAAAGTCGTTCGGTTTGCACTGCACCAGTTACAAGCTGGTGTGCTTATTTAACGGGTGGTTTCTGTCCAAAGCGGCAACATCTGTGGGACgtcctcttttaaaaaaaaaaaaaaaacaaaaaaaaaacccacacatacacatcacagGGAAACAATGAGcttcatagatttttttttttttttcctttttaaacacaagacacaGCCACTAGGGGCAAATAAGCGGTCAACATTGAAGGACATGAGCATAAAGCAAGATGCCACCTGGGGTTTGGACGTACTAACGGAACCatataaattactttaaattCATCTAAAAGCAGACCACTACAGTACGTACGCTGATATTATGGGCGCTGGAAAAAGCCTGAAGACCCACAGCACCAACACGAGGGGCCGCGGAGGGGAGGGAGACCCGCGGCCACTCGCCTCCAGTCACACGACAGGGTTAATCTACAGCAACTCAGGGGTTGATTTTTCCAGTAAGAATACTCTTGCAGTACACAGGACGCAACACTGAGAGTTAGGGTAGCAGGCGGATCTGATAAACCctctggccaatcagagccaGAGGTCGGGATGTACTAGAATCTATATTAAGCAGGAGAAAAATCTGCTTGTTACATTTGGAAACCAAAGGataggaggggaaaaaaaaaaaaaaaaacggaatccGCAatgaccaaaaatatatatatatttatatatattgaagAAATGCCTCTGTAACCAAACGTCTCCTGCAGCAGGTGAAAGACAGCccttctcctcccctctcctACTCTCACGCTCACCTGGCTGACCCCCGACCCCTGGAACAGGTGGAGAGGGGAAGCCCAGCTCAGCTACGCTTGCCTCCCTCCTGTGCGCCCTTTATCGACCTCAGGGCTTGCAGATCTTGGTGGCGGTCACAAACTTGTTTTCAAAATGGCGGATGGTGAAGCAGTCCTCTGCGGAACGTTTCTGGATTCCTTTAGAAGGGGGAACCAGAAAACAACtaatgaaacacaaaataacGCTGGCTGCATTAATCAGAACGATCAATTGAGATCAAATATATGAGAATAACATACTCAAGTCAGAGAACACGATGCTAATCACTTtgaattatcattattttttttattttttttacccataaGCTCAGAGCGACGCTGCATCCTGTATGTTTCCTTCCCATCACACAGATGGTAGATGTAGAACCCCAGCTGCGCCACGTCATCGATGCGCTCCGTCACCACCAGGTCCTCATGCACCAGGTACGTCTTGTAAGAGCCAGACTGTCAACACAACATCAGTTCTTATTATTCTGTTCACAACGTCACACGATGCAAAACAACTGCAATAGAACCTGCTGCCTGCTCCTGTTAAGGCTGATTAAtgctgaaccagaagaccccaaagtcacaggggtccctgtaactactgatagtaagacactctggataagggcatctgataaacgaGAGAGCAGTAAGTCCATTGCTATACTATTCAGTTTGTATAGCGACATCTAATGGTCATTTTGTGAATGGTTCTACAGGATGAGATTAACTTTTCCTTTATTCCggtcattcaaaaaaaaaaaaaaaaaaaaaaaaggacagtcaGTGCATACTTACCATGAGCTGCATGAAGAGGTCCATGAGGTCCTGGGGGGGAAGGACCACCGAAGTGTTGAGCGGGATAACAAAGCAAGTCCTCATGTTCAGGTCCAGGTATGCAGTCAGTTTCTGCTCAAAGACAAGAATTTCAGAAAAACCTTCAAATCTCTAGTTGGTTAAACTGTGTTGgttaaactatatatatatatatatatatatatatatatatatatatatatatatatatatatatatatatatatatatatatatatatattagcagTACTATGCAATCTAAGACACAAAACACTCCATAGTGATTGTTTTAAGATTTGATTCCACTACCTGCAGCACACAAGAACAgtctattaaaatgtattctcaACGTGACTAAATGCAACAGAAAAGTTCATAGATTGCTAAAAGAATGACCCTGGTGTATTCGAAGAGACATTCTTACCCTTTGAAAGTCATGAAGGATGTAAGCAGGGTCGCCCTCCCCAAAGCGGGGTGTCGGCACGTTGATGATGGCGATGTTGTCCCGGATTTCCACCTCCTCATCGATGCGGGGCAGGTAGTACGGCTCCCTCACGTCCTCGTTGTCCATCTCGGTGAAATGCATGGCTCCGTGGTAGAGCTTCTACTCATGGAGGGGAAAAAGGATGGACTGAAAGCGGCTGACGAGCGGCTTTGATGGAATAGACAGGTCTGCAGCTCTTACCTTGGGAGTGAAATACCTGTACACACAGGCCCCGCCAACAATGAGGCCAGTCAGGATGAAGGCCAGTCCAAGCAGCGTGAGCAGACAGCGCCCGGTGGAGCTCTCATGGTTATAGACAGAGGCCGTCTCTGGGTCCTTAGCATTAAGAGTTAAGAAAATATGCTTGCAATTAATATTGAATACtattaaataattatgtattaccattcaatttattatttattgttcacattgcaaatgactctggtagctggaaatgtgtGTTAATGAAAGAATATCTGTGCACATTCAGAGAGAagttccagtggaatgatgCTTCGCAATCAAAAAAAAGTTGGCAACCCTATTAGatatatacaccatagatatacacttgttgtatttttaaatcGCCAAAAATCTGAAATCCCTGTTAACTTAATGTTTATAATAGaaagttattattataaaataataatcgtgattacaatattgatacAAAATATGACGATTATCATTTCGCccataatcgtgcagccctgCCCAACTGTGTCAACGTAAAGaattttaagggaaaaaaattCGCTTTGCTAAGTGACTTTAGTAAAATCTGAAAGCGGCAGGACAGAGTAAAGCAGCAACGAAACGTGCCAAACTCTCGCCAGCACCGCGTCTGGTGCATCGGCAGACGTGGGTTCGACTGAATCGTCAATGCCTATTTATTGCTTCTCAACGAACTGGGATTACGAATGAATAATGCACGCAGCCGTGCAACCGGTGAGTTAGACTGGACGTTTCACAGACGCGAACAAACGTTTAATGCGCTTACGTCGCGTTACGTAAAGCGGCCGGGGCCtacagcggcggcggcgccgcgcATGACGACAAAAGCGACGGGCGTTGGAAAAGGATGTCAGTCGCACCTTCTCAGAGACGAGCTCCACCTTGCCGAGGGCCTTCTGCGCCAACGCGGAGTTAAAGGCGATTTTCACCATGGTGCAGCGACTGCGTACACGGCCGTACTCCGAAACGGGCGTCGGGCTCCTCGGCGCGGTGACGCACTTCTTCAGGAGCGCCGGCGACTTCCGGTCACGTGAGGCCCGGCGCCACGCCCCCCGTGCGCAGTAAACTATACATTATAAAGGCTGATGTCGATaaagtatatatgtataaaaaataaatgtagaaaaattttCAGTCTATAAATTGACCCAGTCGATTAATGTTCGTTTTTCTTACACAATTTTATATTCCGAAGCAAAAAGCTAAACCTAAACCTTAAAAAAGGTTTGTCGGAATCTAAatcagatcatttttattttataagtaAGGAACTAAAAATTATTGCAATAACATATTGCAAAACACCACTGACCTACTATCTTAAAAAATGACGCATAAAGCTGAAAATGAACCGaactaaattaatttaaaattaataaaggttgatcttatcttatctttttttgtatgcttaattttttttatctagaaCTAGGCAGCGTGTTGTCATGTAATTTGTTCAGATGTCATCAAGTGTAGCTTGTATTATATCTCAACGGTTAAGCAAAGATGTGCAAatacacattattttaaattaaagataAACAAGCTCGATTACAACCATCGATAAAGGCTGTTGTTATGCTGAGAAACAATTTCATGTCGCAGTAACAATACTAGTCGCGAATTATTCAATGATTCTGGCGCCGCCCTGTGGCCGTGTTTGGGAACGCAGCGCCTTGTGACGCCGCACGGTAGCCTTGATTCGTGTGAAGCTGAGGAAGCTGCCTGAAAAGCCCCAGAAATCTGCATGGCATTTCTGTAGCTACTCGTATTCCCACTAAAGGAACTGACGGCTGGGTTCCTCTGAAGGCAGCGAGCCTGAAGAGTCGGGAGTTTTTGTTACGCCGTGCTGGCCTCCCCCTGCCGCCTTTCATTACGCTCAGCACACAGGGCCTCTCAGATGCATTCGCCTGCGTACGGGGTTTCAGCGGTGCTTTCAGCAGTAGGTCTGTGGAGGTGGGCCTGGGGAAATAGCGCAGTGGGAGTCGCGGCTGTCACCGTGTCAGTCTGCGGTGAAATGAAACCGAACGTGATTTTCCCCTTTTTAAATCTTATTGAGTGCCCCTCTGTTcccaaaataaagtaaatgatCTGCTGGCCTGTGCGCTCCGCTGCTTCCTGAGGTGCctacaaaaaaaaggttttaaaccCTTAAACATCAATATGAAATTACTGCCGGGTTCaaggtggtcttctggttttacTTTACGGTATCTTGAGGGTAAATAAACAACTGCAGTGTGCTTGCTCTCTGGTTCTATTGGAACATGGGGCAGGAGTCCAAACTCTACTGTACATTCAACATCTCATCTTTTCACACACGCCCCCCTCCCAGCTTTGACATTTCCTACGTTCAACAGGAAAATTTGGACCGGTAATCGCAACTGGCTTGTAAATAAACATTGCCGCTGATTTGCGCCAGGGTCCAGGCAAGGGCCCTTCAGCATGCTGACAGGGCTAAGTGGCCCTGAAAGCTAGGGAACCGTCTTACAATTTGTTTGAAGTCTTTAATCCTGCATACATATGTGCAAAAGAGGAAAGGATTAACAGCACGGTTCCAGTGGTAGTCCTTCGAGCGGCAGGAGAGTCCGATAGAAAAATGGAACCATCTCTACCCTGACGCATCTGCATGTGTTGAATCCCCATTTGTCATCAGAGAGAGTCCCTAAGCCTCCATGTTCACATTCATAGACTGAGATTTTATCAGAGGTGTCGAAAGTACGCATATTCTTCACTCAAGTACAAGAATAGATATCTCTGTTTAAAAAGACTAGTAAAAGTTGAAGTATTGACTGAACTTTTTTACTCAAGTCTTTACGAAGTACAAAACCATCGTCTTTTCCAAGTGCAAGCAGAGAAAAATTAAGTGAATTCAAAAACGTAGTTGCTCAATCTTCTCTAAAaatttaacttttaactttttttgtaaagaacATGGATgcaatgttaaatgttaatttaagatttattccattttatacTTATActactatttatatatatatttaattggtCATTAAGcataaataaagttttcttttatttgatttgcacATTATGCACTTACCTGGTTTTCATCAAagacacattacattacaacttctaactttgtggtgttctggttcattcCTACCTCATTTGTAATACATGTAACATTGTACAGTACTTGTATGTAGCCATTGTATTGAATGGTTTTGTATGTTCTAGTCTAGCTGTCGTGTCCCTGCCCTGGTAGGCCTTGGTCACTATAGGCCGTTCTTTGACATGAACTGAATCTGGACTATATTCCACcttgttcacctgtgtcttgtTTCTACCTTACCCATTATAAAACATTGCCCATGTCCATGCTTGGTCTCATccatgtctgtctctgtgttaCGATGTATTGcaaaacatacagtacaagccaaaagtttggacacaccttattcaatgtgttttatttattttcatgaccatttatgttggtagattctcactgaaggcatcaaaactatgaatgaacacatgtggagttatgtacttcacaaaaagaggagtcctggcctccacagtcaccggacctgaacctaattgagatggtttggggtgagctggaccgcagagtgaaggcaaagggaccaacaagtgctaaacacctctgggaactccttcaagactgttggaaaagcatttcaggtgacgacatcttgaagctcattgagagaatgccaagagtgtgcaaagtggTCATGAGTGTGTAAATGgttgtgaaaataaagaaaacacattgaatgagaaggtgtgtccaaacctttggcctgtactgtatgtcacaATACAACTGAATTGAATTAGCTTTAGATGATCAGTGgaacaaatgcatttgtgtttgtttgcttcCCTGAGCCTCCTCTAATTTTCTGATTGTCCTTGATGACTGTGTCCTTGTCCTGTGATCTGCGTCAACTTCCATACGTAGTACGAGAATGACCATTGGCTTGGAGATTCTTTATTTCACTTTGATCAAGAAACACACTGTTCTAAATGCAACATCTGGCTGAGACAAACAActctgtcacacagacacacacacttcctctctCAGTGTGCTGTTTGCATCGAGGCGCTGACTTCTGCCTGCAGTCAGAGAGAATTTGCAGCACGGGCGTCACCTTTGTGAACATGCCCAGTCCTCTACAGTCCGTCTAGGCTCATTGCTTTTAGTAGCCTTTTTTTTTCGGTTCGCATGCTGAACAGACCACAAGTGACAAATGACTCGGTCCTTCCGTAAGCAGCTTCCAAAATGCATAATAGGGACAAAACCCCAAACAAACACATCCAACAGAATGATGCATGCTGGTACAAAAGCTCCAGCCCATGTTCAAGGGCCAATTATGTGGAATTTTATGACAGTTGTTTTAGGTGTCACCTGACAAGAGGCGACTTCAAGTCAGTGTCCTGAAAATTTTTTTAACTCCCGTCATCAGATAAAAAGAACCCAAATGGACTCAAATCTGGATTTCAAAGCTGATGGCTCTCCTTTTTATCTtctcttacttttttttttttttccctatatTTTCTCGATCTGTAATCTTCCTGTTCTGTCAGCCCTCGACTTGTCATCTCAGACACCGCGGGATTTCGGGATCTCTCTCAACGCGCACATCTGCGGCCGCGCGCCTCTCTGTAATTGCTTTGGAAATTTGATAATTTCATCCTTACGGCGGGTGCAGCCAGTGTCAGGAAAAGCTCGGGTTTCAGAAAACTGGAAGAAATTAATCTTGATTAAACAACTGCTTTTGCTCATTTCCATTTAATTCTGTCCTCCctaccgcacacacacacacacacacacacacacacaaggtcctcCATCTGTGGAAGTCTGAATGCCTGTTGGAACGGCACGTTTCTCAGCATTAGCTCAGCGCTAATCTAAAGATGTTTCGTTGCGGCTGCAGTTTAGCCACGACTCCGGCCCAATCAGCCCCTCTCCTGATTATACCTTCTTCCATCAGCCTTCACTCCGAACCATCTCTACCATCCATCATGGCTGTGCTGGACTCCTGACAGCTCAGATGGTTTGTTGGTTTCTGTGAACAAAGTGGGCAGCTTGTGTTCAATGCAGTTTTCATCTCGCCACCGCCGGCTGGCGTCTGCCTGTGATCATCTGTGTGCTTAGCGCAGTCACGACGTGGATCCCATTCCAAGAATGTATAGTTAACCCATGTTTATACACTAAATTATTGACACCCCACCACACTAAATGTTCTATTTATTTGCCGTTGCAGTGAAAGCTGACTGACATACTGCAGCTGCATTACCTCCAGCTCAGTGTGTTTGTACATGAATATTTACGTAATTTATGCCTGTAGGTACGCATGCGGGTGAGTGCATTAATGTATTTTGTCCTCCAGTAAATCACCTTCAgcatcttctccagcacatACTATTGACTACTAGACAAACCTTCTATAGAAGGACtgttgagagcattctgaccagctgcatcactgtctggtttgggaactgcccCACATCGTcccacaagaccctacagcagatagtgaggacagctgagaagatcatcgtaGTCTCTCATCcgtccataatggacatttgcAACGCTCGCCGCACCCAGAAAGCATCCAGCATTGTGAAGAACTcaacacacccctcacatgcactcttcaccctcctaccaccCAAAAAATGGTACCGAAGCatttgggccctcactgccagactggccatcagacacctaaaCACTCAGAACATATCTTTATTACATTCCTATAACAGcattatttgcacattgttacgctgcaccttcatgacttgtttcactggtttttagcgctgtctgtatTGTGTCGATGTTGCACACGTGCAGTTTATGTctgtatgtaactttgtttaaatcttacatgtagcaccaggtttggAGAaactttgttttgtttcactatgtacgtagttgaaatgacaataaagcccAACTTgagcttgaacttgaacttgaagaGAGAATGTCGTTTGATGCtgcactttttgtgtgtgtggtggttgcATGCTGGTTACATGTTGGCAcctggtttcctctgggttctctacCCGCCATCCAAAGGTAAGACCCTGATCTGAATTAAGTGgttatgaaaagtgagtgagagtgtgctTTGCACTGGCATAATATTGGTCACTAGTGACCTCTTTATACACTATTACCATGAGTTATTACACATAAGTATTGTGATTCTATAACTAATACCACAATCATTTGTCATTTACAAAATCAattagaaaattaaaaaatcgaAATCTAAAGTCTAAATCTTTATTAAAGAGCTGTTTGAATGTGCTGTGTGAATATTGTACTGCAACAATAAAACTGCAGTAATTCTTCACCTTGAAttcaaatatacatacatttttaaaccatCGCTATGCTAAACTGCATTTATTCTTAGTAGAGTTTATATTTCTTCTATGTATAAGAAGCATTGACAGTGGTTAACAGTACTCTCTTTCTTTAGAATGCTCAAATTATTGCTCAGAATAGGAGGCAGTTATATAATATatcatatacaatatattactatactatattatacaatatattaCTTTCATTAAGAAATTACCCAAATACTGTTAACTGTTCTACACAGAATTGCATTAATATAAAGGGTTAGGACCCATCTAAGAATATGAGCAACACTGGGCCCAAATCATCCAGAAAAGTCCACACTTCCCCATAAGAAATATTACCCATTGATTCTTctctcgttctttctttctttctctcccacaCCAATAAGCCACACTCTCCATGTGTGATCAATAAAAGGTAAATTTGATGCCTGAAAATAACAAAACTAACAagagaaaaacaggaaaaatcaATAGAGTCCAAGAAGGATGGCCTGAGTGTTAAACTCAGGGGAAATGACTTCATCATAAACCCTCTCCAGACCACAGCACAAAGTCGGCGGTGTGACCAGCGCAGCCATGTTGACTTTACTCGGCTGGACCTGCTCCATCCACATTGCAATTTAATGAAATCACTTCCAGACCTTGAGCTTCGCTGACTTCATTGTGGCCGCTGTGCCGCTGAACCTGCACATCAGACCCGCAGGGCATCACCAGGGGGCGACGTTTCAGCCTTGCGCGAACACCAGTCCCCAAGGCTGGCGGCCCAGGGCCGCACGGCTGACCTGCTGGCCCTCAGCTGCAGCACGTGAGAGGTAGGACCAGAGAATGGATTGTCCTTCTAGCAAATGGCGAAGAGACGAAGCTGCtgctcataaaaaaacaaattcatcaaattctttattttccatCAACCCTAGGTGGCAACAGGAATGAGAAACAGATGAATCAGGTCTGATTCGGTCATCTGTCCGCCATTAGCTGCACAAATAAAACAGTGCATGGTGAAGGCATCTTcaagtgttttaaaaataattt of the Denticeps clupeoides chromosome 18, fDenClu1.1, whole genome shotgun sequence genome contains:
- the LOC114768080 gene encoding integral membrane protein 2A-like; amino-acid sequence: MVKIAFNSALAQKALGKVELVSEKDPETASVYNHESSTGRCLLTLLGLAFILTGLIVGGACVYRYFTPKKLYHGAMHFTEMDNEDVREPYYLPRIDEEVEIRDNIAIINVPTPRFGEGDPAYILHDFQRKLTAYLDLNMRTCFVIPLNTSVVLPPQDLMDLFMQLMSGSYKTYLVHEDLVVTERIDDVAQLGFYIYHLCDGKETYRMQRRSELMGIQKRSAEDCFTIRHFENKFVTATKICKP